A single Oryza brachyantha chromosome 8, ObraRS2, whole genome shotgun sequence DNA region contains:
- the LOC102710432 gene encoding exocyst complex component EXO70B1-like, translated as MADGGRDGVMEVAKHMGKSLAVSKNAADDMMRVLSRYEGEAPVFPLSSSPVEAEEEDEEVFAAAEDVIRRCNSSLPPPEMVDYLYAVDDAIAAAELGGQLASRAEEALQAAMPRLEEEVRALLCSSVRRISLDSADGLDDENATPDGSPRRDALSPDAAASVSGVAARMLRAGYGPELAQVYVTVRRDALAESVAHLGVEAVAIEEVLKMEWGILDQKIRRWSHAIRVVVKTLLAGERRLCDEVFASDEELGHECFADVARGCVLQLIGFVEAVAMSPPATEKLYRMLGMYEALTDVEPELDSLFTGDARDFFSAEVSDVVAQLSNTVRHTIDQFVNVIHDESSRRAVQGGEIHPMTRYVLNYCGLLAECRATLDMVLADTKGNNDDSDDDEAPADGASSTPSGRCMRELLTHLLRKLDEKSRLYDDAGLKNIFLMNNLYYIVQKMMELPALRELLGDDWVRRHRGQIRQYETGYLRASWMAVLACLRDDSSPAHSRAALKDKARSFNAAFEELYRSQTAWKVTDPQLREELRIAVSERLIPAYRSFVGRSRTLLESGGSSSRHSAARHIKYSLEDLEDYMLDFFEGVQKFVR; from the coding sequence ATGGCGGATGGTGGGAGGGATGGCGTGATGGAGGTCGCGAAGCACATGGGGAAGAGCCTCGCCGTGTCCAAGAACGCCGCCGACGACATGATGCGCGTGCTGTCGAGGTACGAAGGGGAAGCGCCGGTGTTTCCCCTGTCGTCGTCTCCGgtggaggcagaggaggaggatgaggaggtgttcgcggcggcggaggacgtcatCCGCCGGTGCAACTCCTCCTTGCCGCCGCCTGAGATGGTTGACTACCTCtacgccgtcgacgacgcgatcgccgcggcggagctcgGGGGTCAGCTGGCGTCGCGCGCCGAGGAGGCCCTGCAGGCCGCCATGCCGCGCctcgaggaggaggtgcgCGCGCTGCTCTGCTCCTCCGTGCGCCGCATCTCGCTCGACTCGGCCGACGGCCTCGACGACGAGAACGCGACCCCCGACGGGTCCCCGCGACGCGACGCGCTCTCGCCGGACGCGGCCGCCTCCGTCAGCGGCGTCGCGGCGCGCATGCTGCGCGCCGGGTACGGCCCGGAGCTCGCGCAGGTGTACGTCACCGTCCGCCGCGACGCGCTCGCGGAGTCCGTGGCGCACCTCGGCGTCGAGGCCGTCGCCATCGAGGAGGTGCTCAAGATGGAGTGGGGAATCCTCGACCAGAAGATTCGGCGCTGGAGCCACGCCATCAGAGTTGTGGTCAAGACCCttctcgccggcgagcggcggctcTGCGACGAGGTGTTCGCCTCCGACGAGGAGCTCGGCCACGAGTGCTTCGCCGACGTCGCCAGGGGCTGCGTCCTGCAGCTCATCGGCTTCGTGGAAGCAGTCGCGATGTCCCCCCCGGCGACGGAGAAGCTCTACCGCATGCTCGGGATGTACGAGGCGCTCACCGACGTCGAGCCGGAGCTCGACTCCCTCTTCACCGGCGACGCGCGCGACTTCTTCTCCGCCGAGGTCTCAGACGTCGTCGCGCAGCTGAGCAACACCGTCCGCCACACGATCGACCAGTTCGTCAACGTCATCCACGACGAGTCTTCCCGGCGAGCGGTGCAAGGCGGAGAGATCCACCCCATGACACGCTACGTGCTCAACTACtgcggcctcctcgccgagtgCCGCGCCACGCTCGACATGGTCCTCGCCGACACCAAGGGCAAtaacgacgacagcgacgacgacgaagctcccgccgacggcgcctcctcgacgccgtcggggCGGTGCATGCGCGAGCTGCTCACCCACCTGCTGCGGAAGCTCGACGAGAAGTCCCGCCTCTACGACGACGCCGGGCTGAAGAACATCTTCCTCATGAACAACCTCTACTACATCGTGCAGAAGATGATGGAGCTACCGGCGCTCCGGGAGCTCCTCGGCGACGACTGGGTGCGCCGGCACCGCGGGCAGATCCGGCAGTACGAGACCGGGTACCTCCGGGCGTCGTGGATGGCCGTGCTGGCGTGCCTCCGCGACGACAGCTCGCCGGCGCACAGCAGGGCGGCGCTCAAGGACAAGGCGAGGAGCTTCAACGCGGCGTTCGAGGAGCTGTACCGGAGCCAGACGGCGTGGAAGGTGACCGACCCGCAGCTCCGGGAGGAGCTCCGGATCGCCGTGTCGGAGCGCCTCATCCCGGCGTACCGGTCGTTCGTCGGGCGGTCGAGGACGCTGCTGGAgtccggcggcagcagcagccggcactcggcggcgcggcacaTCAAGTACAGCCTCGAGGATCTTGAGGACTACATGCTCGATTTCTTCGAAGGCGTTCAGAAGTTCGTCAGGTGA